The Dama dama isolate Ldn47 chromosome 29, ASM3311817v1, whole genome shotgun sequence DNA window CCCGAGCCCCCGAGGCCCAGCCTCCCGGTCCCCTGGCACGGAGACATCTCTCGTGCTCCCTGCCTTCAGGGACTTCACAGTCTCTGTCCAATTTAAAGTTCAGACTCTACAAGGACACAAGTTTGCAGACTTGGCACGATGTGTCTTTCGAGACCCCAGGTTCCCTGTGCTGCCCCAGGAGGGCCCGGCTGGGTGAGGTGGGCACAGGAGAGACACCAGACAGGAATCTGAAGACCGagtctccctgcagccctggacCTGAGTCTTGGGGGCTATGAAATGGGGTGTCTCCTGCCAGGAGTGCTGTGGGGACCTGTGCTCATGAAAGGTTGTTGTtatagtttagtcgctaagttctatctgactctttttgtgagttgtgtgaccctgtggactgtacccaccaggctactctgtccatgggttttcctaCAAAGAAatatactggagttgccattcccttctgcaggggatcttcccaacccaaggatcgaatctgtgtctcctgcatttcaggcgggttctttaccaccgagccagcaGGGGAGGTTAAGGAAAGGGATTGCTCTACAGGATGAGGCCTGGGCCCCCGCGACGGATGTGAAGTCAGGGGCTGAGCTGGCTGTGAGTGTCTGCAGGTCCCCTTTTCTGTTTCCCTTCCCATGCCATTCTCCTTCCTTCACAAGAAAGAATGACAACTTGACAGAGCTTAAGGACTAAAAACAGCCTTAAATAATGCAGCAGCAATTGCAAATTTTCTGAATAAACTGTGATATGTCTCTTGGAATATCCTTTTGTCAAGAGCACAGGTCAAAATAAAACATTGGAAGATTGTCACCACGCGTTTACTGACTGCTGAGGAACGGGACCGTCTTGCCCACAAACAAGCTCCCCCCTAGCCCTCCCGCCACCTCCAGCctactcttttttcccccagctaTTAGGGCAGCTCTCAGGGTGATGCGATACCAACCCAAAGAACCCAGAAGTTCAAGCACCAAACCACAGTCTCCTCCTTCCTCAGCCATCTCTGCCATCAGCCCAATGTCCCCAGGAGATCTCAGCTCCACGCTCTCAGACTGACCGCCCATCTGGGTCAGCCTCCATCTGTGACCCCTCACTTCCTGCCCTTGGGCAGGGACCCTTCTCCTCTGGGCTCTGCCTGGAGCCACGTGATCttccatttctgaaaaataacattATATCTAAGTTCAAAGTCATGTTCATTTTAGAAGTATTGAACAAGTTTGGGAAGAATAATTAAGAAAGCAATATTAATCTCTGACTCCATCACCTCTAGGAAACAattgttatttaatattttgccATAATTTTCCAGGTATTTCTATATACATACTTATTCATATATCCTTaagaaaatatcattaaaaaattgAGATTATATTGAGTACAAAGTTCCTTGTTCTACCTTTTTGAATGTTAATTACAGTGTGAACATTTCCCGTCATCAATTATTCTTCAAAAAATAAGATTTACAATGACTGTGTCACAGTCCATCATTGGGCTCCACCAGAATTTATTTACACATTCAGCCCCAGTTGGAGATTATGAGTCTTAACAATTTTTGTTACCAAAAATACCTTTGTGAGTAATATCATATAGATAGACAAAATAGATAAATCTTTGTACCTGTAATAATTTTCTCCAAGTAATTCCTAAAAGTAGAGGTGCTGGGTCAAGGGTGTGAAGTTTTCAAGTCTCTTGATTCATACCCACAACTCACTTGGCAGGAAGTTgatataaatttattcccacCCTTACCAGCTGTGTATGATATTACCTGCTTCACTGCACTATAGTTACCAATATATGTTAGAAAAATTCTTTGCCAGTTTCCTGGGTGAAGAATGGTGTCTAATCAGTGGCCCTGCTAAAAGGAAGTGTGATTGTAAACTCCCAGTCCCCACAGCGTAAAGTCCAAACTCCAGTCGTGGCATCAGAGGCCTGGCAGACATCTCTGCAGAAGCTTCTCCCTGGCTTGGTCAGCTGCGGGCTGCAGGCTTTGCTGCTCTCTTCGCCTCTGTTCTGACCAAcagaggaggcaggaagagggaCTGAAGGGTACCTGAGGCCTCAGACAAGGACTGTGCTTACCTATGGGGCACAGGAGAGCGGGCCTGCTGCGCGGCGGCCGAGCTCTCCCATCACACAAGATGGTACCACGGAGGGGGCAGGGAATGGAGATGCTCTcaagtctgagtctgtttcctccGTGTGTTCAAACCTAGGAGGAGGCTGATCTCTAGGAAGACGTAGAAATGTCAGGGTCTTAGTAGGTGGGGTGAAGGTGGGTGAAGCAGAGTCTCCCCGAGGCCACATGAAGCCTGGATGCTCGGCAGGGAGGCGATGGAGGGACTGCTGCTAATGCAATAGAGGAAGCCAGACCCTCAGCTGCTCCGGGTGACCAGTGTCCCAGGGCCTGGGCCAGGCTGCAAATCTTGGAGGCTGGGCCTCATCACTGCCTCTGCGATCACCTCCCCAGGAGCTAGACTGTGCCTGTCATCTTCGAACTTCATCTCAGCCCTGCTCAGATTTGGGCAGGATCCCGGGCTCTGCCCTACATTgatgtgttttctgtttgtttaagaaactggtgtggggagggaggtgggggttgggtagttcaggatggggaacacatgtaaatccatggctgactcatgtcagtatatgacaaaaaccactacaatattgtaaaataattagcctccatctaaaaaaaaataatcggaaaaaaaaaaaaaaaaagaaaccagtgtGGGCTTGGGGTTGAGGTAGGGCCAGATCTGGTACTACTGGCTCTTAGAGCAACACTGAAATAAAGCAGGAGGAGCCCAGTGAGAGGTGCAGAGTAgggagacttcctggaggaggtgtcaTTCCAGACGGGCCTtgaggtgggggtaggggtcAATTAGGAGCTGGGGGTTAACAGAtttacagtactatatataaaagaggaaaacaacaaggACCTCATGTGTAGCTTAGggaacttcattttaaaaataaaaagacggGCCTTAAGGATCAGGCAGTCCTTTTACACATGGAGCTGTGTGCTGGGTGGGGTTGCCTTGTGGGAAGAGGCAAGAAGGGCACAGAGCTGGGCATTGCTGGGCGCACGGAGGCTCCTGCCGGGCCGGTGTGTGCGGCTGACTGGAGGGAGTCTGCGGGGCacagggcgggggagggggttggTCATGAGCCGCAGGACCAAGTTGCAGGGGCCTGTAATGCCCCCAGTGAAGCCCTTTCACTTCATCCTGAGAGCTCTGGGAGCCATTCAGGGGTTTCAGTCAAGAGAGAGACATGATCAAATAGACTTTTCCAAAATATCCCTCTGGATGACCCTTGGAGGATAGATTGGGAGGAACAAGACTGAAATCTTGAGGCCAGCCGGGAGGCTGGTGTGAAGATGTGGGGAGTGATGCTGAGAGCTGGCCCAGGGCTCTGCCTGGGGAAGGAACAAAGGCGGAATTGTGAGCTCGGATCTGTGGCAGGATCAGCGGGAGGTGGTGCTGCCTTTCTGGGGTGAAGATTCCAGACCCCCAACCCTGCGCCCCATCTACCCTCTCTGTAGACGAGGCAGACCTGACCTGCTAACCCGCAGGAGCCCTGGCCTCCCTCACCTGGAGGCCTGCATCCtgccccacaccttcctggcAGCCTCCTTCACCTCcttgttcctcaggctgtagatgatggggttcagcatgggtgtgACCACAGCGTAGAGGACCGTGAAGACCTCGTCAGAGACTCGGGCCTCCTTGCTCTTGGGCTTCATGTACATGAAGATTACGGTGCTGTAGAAAAGCATGACCACAGCCAGGTGTGCTGAGCAAGTAGAGAAGGCTTTGCAATGCCCGGCGGCCGAGGGTACCCTCAGGGTGGTGGCCAGGATGAGCGCATAGGACAGGCAGATGAAGGCCAGGGGCACAGGCAGCAGCAAGACGGCACCCATCAGCAGGAAGACCTCACTGATGGACGTGTCAGCACAGGCCAGCTTCAGGACTGCCAGGATCTCGAAGATGAAGTGACTGACCACCTGGTGGCCACAGAAGGGCAGCCTCATGGCGATGACTGTCTCAGTCACCgacttgaagaggcagaggacccAGGCAGCTCCCACCAGCAAGAAGCAGAGCCGGTGGCTCATCAGTATGGAGTACCTAAGTGGCCGGCAGATGGTCAGGTAGCGATCGTAGGCCATGATGGCAAGCAGCAGACACTCTGTGGAGCCTGTAGACAGACTCAGACACATCTGGAGTGCACAGCCAAGAAAGGAGATGGTCTTCTGGGCTGACAGGAGGTGGACGAGCATCAGGGGCACAAAGGTGAACGTGTAGCAGATGTCCAGGATGGAGCGGTTgcccaggaagaagtacatgggtgtGTGCAGGCGGGCCTCCAGCACGCTGACTGCCACGATGCCTGTGTCCCCAGCAGGGTCACCAGGTACATGGCTGAGCACAGAGGGAAGAGCAGGTGCTCCAGGGCAGGGTAACCTGAAAATCCTTTCAGGAAGAACTCAGACACATCTGTGCTGTTGACGGGCTCCATATCTCAGAGCTCTGGCGGGACGCGTGGCTGGGAGGCAGGGAAAGAGGGTGCAGGGTGGCGGGGAGCCCACAGAGTCTCTTTAGGGGTGAAGTGTATTGCTAGGGCCTTTTTGAGTCCTGACTCACATTCTCTCTGAGACTTTGGGCAGTCCCCACACTTCTTCCAGTTTTCAATAGAtccatgtgaaaaatgagaattgAGGTGGGCCAGAATTTCTCTAAGAGTGTTAATGGAAATGTGGGCAATCTGAAAAAGCAATTTGAAACAACATTGGATTAATCTAAAGTAAATAATTTACTGTAGAAATTTTCAGAGTCATTAACACACCACTGTGATTTGTGACTTTCTGAAAGTGATGTAGAGAGTAGGTAGTTTCCAAACTTATTTGACCATAGATCCTCCTTTTACAGAGCACCCGTTAACCTTCTGCAAATAAGTATTCTAGCAGCATCATTTCGGGAACAATGGGCTGGAAGGAAGGTCTTCAAATCTTAGAATCACCTGTATTacatgagaatcacctggaaaGTTTGTGAAAACAGAGTTTCTATCTTATTAAGTCTGAGTGATGCTGTTCTGTTGGTcaggggaccacactttgagactCACTGGGCTAGATGGTCTCTGAGCAGTGGCAGCAGGGGCCATGCCAGGGTTGGGGGGCACAGAGGCGGTGGGCACTGTGATGCAGGCCCGGTGGCTGGGTCAGCCCATAGCCTCCTCCTTCGCATAGTTCAGTGGACCACATAGCTTATCCCCTAAAGGCATTGGCAGCTTCTGCAGTCAGTGGCTGCAGATACAGCTGTCAGAATCTACATACACCCACACAGGCCGCCACCCGGGCACCTGCCTGCCTGTACGCACAAACACGCGGCTGGCAGCCAGGTTCACACTTCACCTGTGAGGACGCACACCGCATCGGgctcatgtgtgtgcatgcacagtcCTTGGCTCGAGTGTATGTGTGGCAGGCACTCACTCTTgttctcttacacacacacacacacacacacacacacacacacacccagtagAGCAGGCCCTTGGACATGTGGCTGGAGCTTCAGAGGACCAGGCAGGACACAGGGGGTGTGTGGCTGGGCGGGAGCCCTGGGAGCATCACGGGGGAAGCAGCGGTCCTGTGGCTGCGGAGCAATCTCTGCCTGGGATGA harbors:
- the LOC133048785 gene encoding LOW QUALITY PROTEIN: olfactory receptor 13J1-like (The sequence of the model RefSeq protein was modified relative to this genomic sequence to represent the inferred CDS: inserted 1 base in 1 codon); translated protein: MEPVNSTDVSEFFLKGFSGYPALEHLLFPLCSAMYLVTLLGXTGIVAVSVLEARLHTPMYFFLGNRSILDICYTFTFVPLMLVHLLSAQKTISFLGCALQMCLSLSTGSTECLLLAIMAYDRYLTICRPLRYSILMSHRLCFLLVGAAWVLCLFKSVTETVIAMRLPFCGHQVVSHFIFEILAVLKLACADTSISEVFLLMGAVLLLPVPLAFICLSYALILATTLRVPSAAGHCKAFSTCSAHLAVVMLFYSTVIFMYMKPKSKEARVSDEVFTVLYAVVTPMLNPIIYSLRNKEVKEAARKVWGRMQASR